The Clostridium aceticum genomic interval TAGTTGTTGATTCTGCAAAAGTTTTTCCACTTTTTCTGGGAAGGTTTTAAGCTCATTTAATATTTGATCATATTTTTCTCTAGTCATTGTACCTTTTTTTAGCCCCATACTTAAAGCAATTAAATACATAGCCACCAACTGTGTAGTATAGGCCTTTGTAGAAGCTACAGCAATTTCTGGCCCCGCCCATGTATAGAAAACATCATCTGCTTCCCTAGAGATTCTACTGCCTACTACATTGGTTACTGCTAATACTCTAGCACCTTTTTCTTTTGCTTCCCTTAGAGCAGCTAAGGTATCTGCTGTTTCTCCTGATTGACTTACAGCAATAAACAAGGTTTTGTCATCTACAAAGGGATCTCTATACCTAAACTCTGATGCTACATCGGTTTCTACAGGAATTTTAGCAAATTTTTCTATAGCAAATCTTCCTACCAAACCTGCATGATAAGCAGTACCACAAGCTACAATTACAACTTTATTAATTTTTTCTAAATCTTCCTCTGTTAGCTTAATATCGTCTAATACAATATCATTATCCTTGTTTATTCTTGGAGATAGGGTTTCTTTAAGGGCCTTTGGCTGTTCATGAATTTCTTTAATCATGAAGTGTTGATAGCCTCCCTTTTCCGCCGACTCTATATCCCAGGTTACTTCAAATACTTCTCTTTCAACTTTTTCTCCAAGCTCATTTAATATCTCAATACTATTTTCACTCAAAATAGCCATTTCACCATCGTTTAAGAAATAGACATTTCTTGTGTATTTTAGTAAAGCAGGAATATCAGATGCTATAAAGTTTTCACCTTCGCCGATTCCTACAACTAGTGGACTATCTTTTCTGACTGCCACCAGTTTTTCAGGATTTTTTCTACTGATAACTCCAATAGCATAGGCACCTTCCATTCTACTTACGGCTTTCTGCACCGCTTCTACTAAATCTTCTTTGTAGTAGTAGTCTACTAGATGAGCGATCACCTCTGTATCGGTTTCAGAAACAAATACCTTTCCTTGCGTAGCCAACCATTCCTTTAGCTTCATATAGTTTTCTATGATACCATTATGCACCACGGCAATATCCCCCGCATAATTGGTATGAGGATGAGCATTCACATCATTTGGCTCTCCATGAGTTGCCCATCTAGTATGCCCAATACCTAAAGTACCTGCTATACTTTCATTATTTAAATGCTCTTCCAATACACTTAGTCTTCCTTTGTATTTTCTAACAACGATATCTTGATCAGCATAAACCGCTATACCAGCCGAATCATATCCTCTATATTCTAATTTTTCTAATCCATCTACTAAAATAGGCGCAGCTTCTTTTTTACCTATATATCCAACAATTCCACACATGGTATATTCTCCTTCCAATTCTTTATTATAAAGAATTTATAGCATACTTATTTTTTTCAAAAGAAACAACATTTATCCAATTTAAACGATTATCTTATTTATATCTTAAACCAAAAAAAGGCCATAAAGAACTAAGCCTCTAAAAATCTCATAAAAAATTTTACAGACTTTTTCACTTAGATCCTTTTGTATTATCAATCACTTGATAATTTTGTAGATCCGCTATCGATGGTGAATCACCGCAGGGCACCCGCCGATATCTCGATTAACCCTGTCCCTCGTCAACTAAAACTTTTTTAAGTTTCAGTCCAGGCGCTTTTGTTTTAGTTTTTAAAGTTCTTGCCCATTCGCATACCTCCTTCATCTATGAATTACTTGGGATTAGCTTCGCCGCTAATCCCAAGGTATCTTAGCTTAGTCTTGTTTCTATTAAGTTTGCCAATCCCGTAGCTAGAGTGTTTAGTTCCTCTTGATTTTTCCCCTCCAACATTACCCTTACCAAAGGCTCTGTTCCTGACGGACGAATCAATACCCTACCCTGGCCATTCATCACTTCTTCAATTTTGCTTATCTCTGTCATAATTACTTCGTCCTGCGTATAAGCTTCTTTGTTTTCGTTTTTTACTTTAGCATTCACCAATACTTGAGGATAAGAAGTCATCATAGCTGATAGCTCTGATATTTTCTTTGCTTCCTCCTTCATGGTTGCGATCAACTGTAAGGCTGATAAAAGTCCATCACCAGTAGTGTTGTGCTCTAAGAAAATAATATGTCCTGATTGCTCTCCTCCTAAAGAATAGCCTTTACCTATCATTTCTTCTAGGACATACCGATCTCCTACCTTTGTTTTTACAATTTCACATCCCTGTTGTCGCATAGCTATATCTAACCCAATATTACTCATCACTGTAGCTACAATAGTATTTTTATTTAGTTTATTATGTTTTTTAAGATTACATCCACATACATTCATTATATGGTCGCCATCTATAATTTGACACTTTTCGTCTACTGCAATTAGTCGATCTGCATCTCCATCAAAAGCTATACCAATATCTGCCTTTGTTTCCCTCACAAATTGCTGTAATACTTCTGGATGTGTTGAACCACAATTTAAGTTAATATTCATACCGTCTGGTTCGTTATTTATAACATACACCTCTGCCCCTAGTTCCTGAAGAATTCTAGGAGCTGCTTTATATGCTGCACCATTAGCAACATCAATGGCAATCTTAAGCCCTTTAAAATCATATCTAACAGTAGTTTTCAGATAGTCTGTATATAATCCTGTAGGGTTTTCTAAAGCTGTATACCTTCCTACGGCACTGCCTTCTGGACGAGGCTCTACCTCTCTATGATTAAGTATATAAGCTTCTATTTCTTCCTCTACTTCATCTGGAAGTTTGTATCCTTGATGATTAAAAAACTTTATTCCATTATATTCTGCAGGATTATGAGATGCTGAGATCACTACCCCACAATCGGCTTGTAGGTGCCTTGTTAAATAAGCTACAGCTGGTGTAGGTATAACCCCCAGCGTCACTACATCTATACCCATGGATAAGAAGCCTGCTGTCATGGCTGCTTCCAATAGATCTCCCGATTTTCTAGTATCTTTTCCTATAACAACTTTTCCTTGTGTTTTTTCTTTTAAAAGAACATATGCTCCTACCCTTCCCAGCTGGTAAGCTAGTTCTGGCGTTAATTCTCTATTGGCAATTCCTCTGACACCGTCTGTTCCAAATAATTTCCCCATAGATTCTGCTCCCTTCTATCTGGGTATCCCATATATTCTAACATATCTATAGTATAAACTCAACAAAACAAATATAATATTGTTGGGGTAAGTTATCCTTACAATTTCTTATGATTTTGCAGTTAACGTTAAAGCCATTAGTAGATCCACTAATGGCTTTAACGTTGGTATTTATTTATATCTTTGTTGTCTTTCCTGCATCAGTTTTTTTCATAATATGATATCCTTGATAAGCCAATATAATGGCTAATATGAATAGTAATACTGGGAATATCACTAATATTAGGCTTCCTTCTGGTCCAAGGTTTGTTTTAATCAGCATTATTAATGCCAATAATGTTACAGCAAACATAAAAATCATTGGAATAATAAACATCTTGTAATTTCTACCGATTTTTTTCAACCATACTGCCACTGCCATCAGTGCAAGAGCCGCTAGTAATTGATTTGCAGAACCAAAGACAGGCCAGATTTTCGCCCAACTGGTGATCGCTAGTAATCCTCCAACTACTACGGTTAATGCTGTAGCTGTGTACATATTGGTTAATGGATGTTGGCTTGTGGCTCCTTCTTCATAGAAAAATTCTTGTAGAATAAATCGTCCCAGCCTTGTTCCAGTATCTAAGCTGGTTAGTGCAAAGGCTGATACCGCCAATGCTACAAAGGATTTCCCTACTGTAAAGGAGATGCCGAAGCTGGTCATAAAGGTCCCAATGCCATCAGAAAAAACATTTACTGGGCCGCCATTACTTAATAGTGCTGCAAGTTTATCTTGACCAATGTAAGCAGCTGTGATAATAGCGATTACTGCTAATACTCCCTCAATCAACATCCCACCGTATCCCACAATCTTAGCATCACTTTCTTTGTCTAACTGCTTTGCAGAAGTTCCAGAACCAACCAACGAGTGGAATCCTGAGATCGCACCGCAGGCTACTGTTACAAATAACATTGGAAACATCCATTGTCCTCCAACACTAAATCCAGTTACTGGAGCTAATTCAAGAGTTGGTCTTGTTATAATTAATCCTACTACTGCCCCTGCCATCATGATATATAATAAGTATGAGTTCAAATAATCCCTGGGCTGTAGTAAAATCCAAACAGGTGTTACAGAAGCTATAAAAATATAACCTAACAAAATAGCAATCCAAGTATTTCTACTTAATTCTATAGGGAACATGTTTCCTAATGCTATACATACAAACAATAAAATAACGCCAACAACACTTCCTACACCTAAGGAAACACCTTTTCTATAAACAGCAAAACCAAATACAATCGCTAAGAGAATAAATAGCACAGATGCTGTTGCTGCTTCAGGAACACTTACAAATGTATTTGCAACGATATTAGCAAAGGCTGCCACTACTAATAATAAAGTTAACCATGCAAATATAGCAAAGAGCTTTTTACCTTTCTTACCCATGTTAATCTCAATAACTTCTCCTATAGACTTTCCATTATGTCGAATAGAAGCCAATAAAGAACCAAAGTCTTGTACGCCACCAAAGAAAATACTTCCTATGATAATCCATAGTAATACCGGTACCCAACCAAACATAGCCGCAGTTATAGGTCCCACGATAGGTCCTGCACCTGCAATAGAGGCAAAGTGATGCCCCAATAATACTGGAGATTTTGCAGGGACATAATCAACACCGTCACCCTTTGTATGGGCAGGTGTTTTCCGCCCATCATCAACCCCCCACTGTTTTGCCAGCCATCCTCCATACGTAACATAGGCAATAAAAAATATTACAATCGAAATAAGAACTACTACCAAAGCGTTCATAATCATCCTCCCTTCCCAGCTATCCTCTTACACTTAAGGAATCTGATAATATCTTTTACCTCTCTCCCCCTTCTATTTGTTATTACTTCCCCCTTGCTAAGGTCAGCTGCCACTAACCTAGTATATGTCCAGCCTTTAAAACCAAAGGCGAAGCTGCGGTTAAACTTAAACTTTTCAATGTTTTTTCTCAGTTCTTCACTTAGTTCTCTCTCGACTATAACAATGCCAGTAATGATTGTGGACATATGTTCAGAATGAGGATTTACCAGCTCCTCCGATGCATTTCTAAAGGTATTTATTAACTGTAGAAAATTTTCTTCATTCAGCACTTCACATCTTTTAACAAAATACAGTTCGCTGTTTTCAAAGCTATAAATCTTTATTTTTTTGCTGGCAATATATCTTTCATTTCTAATGAAGGACTTAGCAAATAAATCAAACTCAATCTCGTTATAAAGATAAGCCTTTTCTATATTAAAAAATTTGGAAAGTTTTTCCTCTATACCTTCTACGTATCTTTGTGCTTTCATTTTTTTCACCCTTTAATTTTTAAAATACTTATCATTCCTCTTATATATATATTGGAAAAAAACACTAATCATGTGTGCTTTTCTTTAAATTATGCGGAAACTTACAAAAAAAAAGTACCACAAGGGTACTTTCTATCTTCTTACTGCTGCTGCTCCACGATGGAGAGCTTCTTTATTAAAGGTGATTAAATGTTCTTTGTCAGCTCCATATACTTTTTTAAATGCTTCTATTATAGATTCTACAGATACCACTTTGGTTAGCTCCAAATAAGCACCTAGCATTACCATATTTGCTACTCTTAGGTTCCCTATTTCGTTGGCAATTTCGTTAGCAGGTATATAGTATGCTTCTACATCCTCTCTCTCTGCCTTTTTTTCTATTAGAGAACTATTAATGAGCAATTTACCTCCAGTCCTTAGGTTCTTTTCAAACTTTACTAAAGAAGGTAAATTCATTGCAATTACCGCTGTAGCATCTTCCGTAATAATAGGAGATCCAATTAATCCATCTGAAACGATTACAGAACAATTGGCTGTACCGCCTCTCATTTCTGGTCCATAGGAGGGCAGCCAGGATACTTGTTTGTCTTCAATCATACCTGAATAGGTTAAGAGCTGACCCATAGACATTACCCCTTGACCACCAAAACCTGCCATAATAATCTTTTCTGTTGCCATATTATTTCCCCTCCTCTGGTGTACGGAAGTTTCCTAGTGGATAATAAGGAATCATATTTTCTTCCAACCATTTTAAAGATGCCACTGGCGTAATACCCCAGTTGGTAGGACAAGTAGATAATACTTCAACAATCCCAAATCCTTTGCCTTCCAATTGAATTTCAAAGGCCTTCTTTATAGCTTTTTTAGCTTTTCTAATATGTGCTACGTTGTGGACAGAAACTCTTTCTACAAACACAGCCCCATCAATGGTTGCAAACATTTCTGACATTCTTAAGGGCATACCAGTTAGTTCTTTGTTTCTACCTTCTGGAGAAGTTGTGGTTCTTTGTCCAATTAAGGTGGTAGGTGCCATTTGTCCACCTGTCATACCATATATTGCATTGTTTACAAATATTGTGGTGAACTTCTCAGCTCTATGGGCAGCATGAATGATTTCAGCTGTACCAATGGAAGCTAAGTCTCCGTCTCCTTGATAGGTGAATACCACATGCTCTGGCAATACTCTTTTTATTCCTGTGGCTACTGCAGGTGCTCTGCCATGAGAAGCTTCGTGCATATCACAGTTAAAATAATCATAAGCTAGAACTGAACAGCCTACCGGTGCTACCCCGATGGTTTTTCCTACTACATCTAACTCTTCTAATACTTCCGCCACCAATCTATGAATAACACCGTGGGTACATCCTGGACAATAATGAAACTGCTTATCTGTCAAGCCTTTCGTCTTTTCAAATACAATAGCCATTACTTTGCACCCCCTAAAAGATCCTTTACTTTGGCTGCTATTGCCTCCGGTGTAGGAATCATTCCACCTGATCTACCATAAAACTCTACAGGAAGCCTTCCTTCATTGGCTATTTTAACATCATCGATCATCTGTCCCATACTCATTTCTACACTTAACAATATCTTCGTTGTATTGGAAATTTCTTTAAAAGCTTTATAGGGGAAGGGCCATAGGGTGATAGGTCTGATTAACCCTGCTTTAATCCCTTCTTTTTCTAGTGCATCGATAGCGTTTTTAGCAATTCTTGCTGTCGTACCGTAAGCCACCATCACTACTTCAGCTTCCTCTATTTTATACATTTCGTATTTTACTTCTTTTTCTTCCATTTCTTTATACTTTTTATTTAATTTGATATTATGTTTCTCTAAGCTTTCGGGATCTAAGGCTAGTGAGTTGATAATATTTGGCTGTCTTTTTCCCTCTGTACCAGTTGTAGCCCAATCCTTTTGTGGAAGTTCTCTTTTTGTAGCAGTTTCTTTAAACTCTACTGGTTCCATCATTTGCCCAATCATGCCGTCACCTATCACCATTACTGGGTTCCTGTAGTAATCTGCTGCGTCAAAGGCTTCTATGACTAAGTCTACTGCCTCCTGAAGGCTAGCTGGAGCGTAAACCAGTAGTCTATAGTCGCCATTTCCACCGCCTCTTGTGGATTGAAAATAATCGGCTTGTGATGGTTGGATGCCCCCTAGTCCAGGACCTCCTCTACTGATATTTACAATTACACAGGGTAATTCAGCACCAGCTATATAGGTAATTCCCTCTTGTTTTAAAGCAATACCTGGGGAAGAAGATGAAGTCATTACTCTGGCACCAGTTCCTGCTGCACCA includes:
- a CDS encoding 2-oxoacid:acceptor oxidoreductase family protein; translated protein: MATEKIIMAGFGGQGVMSMGQLLTYSGMIEDKQVSWLPSYGPEMRGGTANCSVIVSDGLIGSPIITEDATAVIAMNLPSLVKFEKNLRTGGKLLINSSLIEKKAEREDVEAYYIPANEIANEIGNLRVANMVMLGAYLELTKVVSVESIIEAFKKVYGADKEHLITFNKEALHRGAAAVRR
- a CDS encoding 3-methyl-2-oxobutanoate dehydrogenase subunit VorB; its protein translation is MTRILMKGNEAIGAAAIKAGCRYFFGYPITPQNELPEFMSRELPKVNGVYVQAESEVAAINMVYGAAGTGARVMTSSSSPGIALKQEGITYIAGAELPCVIVNISRGGPGLGGIQPSQADYFQSTRGGGNGDYRLLVYAPASLQEAVDLVIEAFDAADYYRNPVMVIGDGMIGQMMEPVEFKETATKRELPQKDWATTGTEGKRQPNIINSLALDPESLEKHNIKLNKKYKEMEEKEVKYEMYKIEEAEVVMVAYGTTARIAKNAIDALEKEGIKAGLIRPITLWPFPYKAFKEISNTTKILLSVEMSMGQMIDDVKIANEGRLPVEFYGRSGGMIPTPEAIAAKVKDLLGGAK
- the glmM gene encoding phosphoglucosamine mutase → MGKLFGTDGVRGIANRELTPELAYQLGRVGAYVLLKEKTQGKVVIGKDTRKSGDLLEAAMTAGFLSMGIDVVTLGVIPTPAVAYLTRHLQADCGVVISASHNPAEYNGIKFFNHQGYKLPDEVEEEIEAYILNHREVEPRPEGSAVGRYTALENPTGLYTDYLKTTVRYDFKGLKIAIDVANGAAYKAAPRILQELGAEVYVINNEPDGMNINLNCGSTHPEVLQQFVRETKADIGIAFDGDADRLIAVDEKCQIIDGDHIMNVCGCNLKKHNKLNKNTIVATVMSNIGLDIAMRQQGCEIVKTKVGDRYVLEEMIGKGYSLGGEQSGHIIFLEHNTTGDGLLSALQLIATMKEEAKKISELSAMMTSYPQVLVNAKVKNENKEAYTQDEVIMTEISKIEEVMNGQGRVLIRPSGTEPLVRVMLEGKNQEELNTLATGLANLIETRLS
- a CDS encoding thiamine pyrophosphate-dependent enzyme → MAIVFEKTKGLTDKQFHYCPGCTHGVIHRLVAEVLEELDVVGKTIGVAPVGCSVLAYDYFNCDMHEASHGRAPAVATGIKRVLPEHVVFTYQGDGDLASIGTAEIIHAAHRAEKFTTIFVNNAIYGMTGGQMAPTTLIGQRTTTSPEGRNKELTGMPLRMSEMFATIDGAVFVERVSVHNVAHIRKAKKAIKKAFEIQLEGKGFGIVEVLSTCPTNWGITPVASLKWLEENMIPYYPLGNFRTPEEGK
- the glmS gene encoding glutamine--fructose-6-phosphate transaminase (isomerizing); the protein is MCGIVGYIGKKEAAPILVDGLEKLEYRGYDSAGIAVYADQDIVVRKYKGRLSVLEEHLNNESIAGTLGIGHTRWATHGEPNDVNAHPHTNYAGDIAVVHNGIIENYMKLKEWLATQGKVFVSETDTEVIAHLVDYYYKEDLVEAVQKAVSRMEGAYAIGVISRKNPEKLVAVRKDSPLVVGIGEGENFIASDIPALLKYTRNVYFLNDGEMAILSENSIEILNELGEKVEREVFEVTWDIESAEKGGYQHFMIKEIHEQPKALKETLSPRINKDNDIVLDDIKLTEEDLEKINKVVIVACGTAYHAGLVGRFAIEKFAKIPVETDVASEFRYRDPFVDDKTLFIAVSQSGETADTLAALREAKEKGARVLAVTNVVGSRISREADDVFYTWAGPEIAVASTKAYTTQLVAMYLIALSMGLKKGTMTREKYDQILNELKTFPEKVEKLLQNQQLLQELADKQFNNQNVFYIGRGIDDHVGREGSLKLKEISYIHSEAIAAGELKHGTIALIEDGTLVVALATQDHLYDKMLSNIKEVKARGAYVIAVAKEGNTEIEKSADIAIYIPNTLDELTPVLSVIPLQILAYYIAVARGCDVDKPKNLAKSVTVE
- a CDS encoding carbon starvation CstA family protein; its protein translation is MNALVVVLISIVIFFIAYVTYGGWLAKQWGVDDGRKTPAHTKGDGVDYVPAKSPVLLGHHFASIAGAGPIVGPITAAMFGWVPVLLWIIIGSIFFGGVQDFGSLLASIRHNGKSIGEVIEINMGKKGKKLFAIFAWLTLLLVVAAFANIVANTFVSVPEAATASVLFILLAIVFGFAVYRKGVSLGVGSVVGVILLFVCIALGNMFPIELSRNTWIAILLGYIFIASVTPVWILLQPRDYLNSYLLYIMMAGAVVGLIITRPTLELAPVTGFSVGGQWMFPMLFVTVACGAISGFHSLVGSGTSAKQLDKESDAKIVGYGGMLIEGVLAVIAIITAAYIGQDKLAALLSNGGPVNVFSDGIGTFMTSFGISFTVGKSFVALAVSAFALTSLDTGTRLGRFILQEFFYEEGATSQHPLTNMYTATALTVVVGGLLAITSWAKIWPVFGSANQLLAALALMAVAVWLKKIGRNYKMFIIPMIFMFAVTLLALIMLIKTNLGPEGSLILVIFPVLLFILAIILAYQGYHIMKKTDAGKTTKI